In one Brienomyrus brachyistius isolate T26 chromosome 5, BBRACH_0.4, whole genome shotgun sequence genomic region, the following are encoded:
- the LOC125742168 gene encoding periplakin-like isoform X1, translating into MSKEQSANINGTPVAIKPQTEPTAVTDKVEKTIAEAEQNLATDLSLINEGKDPQYQDDSKEKILESLELLKNLKNVIGDLKHPQAETIKKDIIQLEERVRKLQMDHERMYKSRCLERPCSDDWGKIIEEKQVSLSSSKFGPDLKNMESQMKEHIAFHDEIEAWGPLIAQENDTGKFTDLQLKYDKLLVSSCARHQHLFTLRDYMVRCTVELFWMEQQAEERISNDWSDASLDYPSRQKQYEKFISKCLESKEITVSKLIDDGEALKADNHPAVNVIEAHMEAVLAEWKDFRGLLTCEEKHLRNMEDYHRFHREARDVRDLLQRIDKELSSRYNPEFKDAYQIELLISDLDDLVGAMDQHEKRVEVLQAQSQNVHPLKVRRKMPMELPLVEALCNFHTDQGSITQGKTYTLLSIGRRKWKVLDLAGCHLSAPAVCFLVPPTDPETIALSQSIASLKSDIRENISRSKDILQKKLEEVKKEKPGLSEASQEQLCLRLMANLEKITNDLNKQEEGIYTVLRPPLQQNDPFQDSTNRIRVLKDTEACIKKIELKKKSKVQEAERLLNSHPKCAGASQLFAKVNEANDKCNKVNALLKCAEDKFMNSSRLESSLSTIGELLNTYEMTLAEEQVMPADLSSLERLQECLFTICSDLESKRPAFDEAQTNLGILRSCCEGMVSKVHEHCPDMNRQQAEVHRLRRHQELVNKQVEARSKSLQKAKVALNNYSRLYNKLKDWLCQLPNYEPQDTDNVQQLDAKLKEQRNLIADIARKQLDLQEVLRNAWLYHQAVEDYETQALQLKTFLDLEDGQVMKNINMLESRAPSLKNEESTLEHKFLEASAINKHRLQGLEYALNLLNQQNVPEQKRTQDEISLMEGQKPRGIIMRRKLEDEIQKVQQELSDEQRLNWDLQQERELLSLKCCSLETEKREEGAAEEILSNGQDREQDVTKAVSEAGFEKSYRELLGQIREETTKRKQTEEEVKLLQEKLKGLKSNEAAGTIGETEEDKDTEVQQLRNKILDKGLETEKCNLEILKLRDDIQTCKAATLLVRTEEITKEVIQNHDDSDAKQELETLQQQLSQEESRFIDLEKEKLALQLQKTSLLQAQDNVNQQEVAKLKEDPLVKSERSTFPESITNGTRQREALGDDLCEIQGQKSDSDIQLDELEREQKARKRAEMEVQMLQDRLNDLEVKNKGKDEKIFKENVALPQDPQDERENILLKRQIQEERDKRILLEDKIKSLLRQQATQGNLGPSEEGKRDTVLEIEKLKKSLEEERNRHHELNDHLRDVNHRLSDMENMNEDFNKELEEIHTINNNLYQENQRLKQEIERRGGEYQITLNENRSIANLPQSHNGEMMGTQLASLQQELSNLKAIEDKKDQEIEELKKELSGVKIKKEHRENYHRRAIRIIDPNTHQELKPEEAYRWGLIDWTMSVKLQSQECDWEEITIRDPDGESSVLHDKKMGKWYSVEEALNAGSINPEHVQQYHGDEMSIEEFGTMISGRNK; encoded by the exons ATGTCAAAAGAGCAGAGCGCAAATATCAATGGGACTCCAGTCGCAAT AAAACCGCAGACAGAGCCAACAGCGGTGACTGACAAAGTGGAGAAGACGATCGCCGAGGCTGAGCAAAACCTGGCAACA GATTTGAGTTTAATTAATGAAGGAAAGGATCCACAATACCAGGATGACAGCAAGGAAAAGATTCTGGAATCTCTTGAGCTGCTGAAGAACCTAAAAAACGTTATCGGCGACCTCAAGCACCCTCAAGCAGAAACAATCAAGAAAGA TATCATACAGCTGGAAGAGAGAGTGAGGAAACTTCAGATGGACCATGAGAGAATGTATAAGTCAAGGTGTTTAGAAAGACCCTGCAGTGATGACTGGGGGAAAATCATTGAGGAGAAACAG GTAAGTCTGAGCAGCAGCAAATTTGGGCCTGACTTAAAAAACATGGAAAGCCAGATGAAAGAACACATCGCCTTCCACGATGAAATTGAAGCGTGGGGACCTCTTATAGCTCAGGAAAATGACACG GGCAAATTCACTGACCTACAGCTGAAATACGATAAGCTTCTG GTCAGCTCATGTGCACGACACCAGCACCTGTTCACCTTGCGGGACTACATGGTCCGCTGCACCGTCGAGCTCTTCTGGATGGAGCAGCAGGCGGAGGAGCGAATCAGCAACGACTGGAGTGATGCCAGCTTGGATTACCCATCCCGGCAGAAACAATACGAG AAGTTCATCAGCAAGTGTCTTGAATCAAAGGAGATCActgtttccaaactgattgaTGACGGTGAAGCACTCAAAGCTGATAATCACCCGGCTGTAAACGTCATTGAG GCACACATGGAAGCGGTACTGGCAGAGTGGAAGGACTTCCGTGGTCTGCTTACCTGCGAGGAAAAGCACTTGAGGAACATGGAGGATTATCACAGA TTTCATAGGGAAGCACGGGACGTCCGGGACCTGTTACAAAGGATCGACAAAGAGCTGAGCAGCAGATACAACCCTGAGTTCAAGGACGCATACCAGATAGAGCTTCTCATCTCAGACCTCGAC GACTTGGTGGGAGCTATGGACCAGCATGAGAAGCGGGTGGAGGTCCTGCAGGCGCAGAGTCAGAATGTGCATCCCCTGAAGGTCCGCAGGAAGATGCCCATggagctccccctggtggaggCCCTGTGCAACTTCCACACAGACCAG ggatcaataacccAAGGTAAGACATACACCCTTCTTAGCATCGGCAGACGGAAGTGGAAAGTGCTGGACCTCGCAGGCTGCCACCTGTCCGCCCCGGCGGTGTGCTTCCTCGTCCCTCCCACCGACCCGGAGACCATTGCTCTTTCCCAGAG CATAGCTAGCCTGAAGAGTGATATCAGAGAAAATATTTCTAGAAGCAAGGATATACTACAAAAGAAGTTAGAAGAAGTTAAGAAAGAAAAGCCGGGCCTTTCTG AAGCCAGTCAAGAGCAGCTTTGCCTTCGGTTGATGGCCAATCTGGAGAAAATCACTAATGATCTCAACAAACAGGAAGAGGGCATCTACACCGTTTTGagacccccactgcagcagaatGATCCATTCCAGGACAGTACAAATCGGATCAGAGTCCTCAAG GACACGGAGGCTTGCATTAAGAAAATCGAGCTTAAGAAGAAGTCCAAAGTCCAAGAGGCGGAGAGGCTCCTAAATTCTCACCCAAAGTGCGCCGGTGCCTCTCAGCTCTTCGCAAAAGTGAACGAAGCCAACGATAAATGCAACAAGGTCAACGCACTGCTGAAATGTGCAGAGGACAA GTTTATGAACTCCAGCAGACTAGAAAGCTCTTTGAGCACCATAGGGGAGCTACTGAACACTTATGAAATGACTCTGGCGGAGGAGCAAGTTATGCCGGCGGACCTGTCTTCCCTTGAAAGACTGCAGGAGTGTCTTTTT ACAATATGCTCTGATCTGGAATCCAAAAGACCTGCCTTCGATGAGGCCCAGACGAATCTTGGAATTCTCAGGTCCTGCTGTGAAGGCATGGTCAGCAAAGTGCATGAGCACTGTCCTGATATGAACAGGCAGCAGGCAGAGGTCCACAGGCTCAGGAGGCATCAAGAACTTGTCAACAAGCAAGTGGAGGCCAG GTCTAAGAGTCTACAAAAAGCTAAGGTTGCTTTAAACAACTACAGCCGTTTGTATAACAAGCTAAAGGATTGGCTTTGCCAGCTACCCAACTATGAGCCCCAGGACACAGACAATGTCCAACAACTGGATGCCAAGCTGAAAGAACAAAGA AATCTGATAGCTGATATTGCCAGGAAACAATTGGACTTGCAAGAGGTTTTAAGAAATGCATGGCTGTACCACCAAGCTGTCGAG GACTATGAAACTCAGGCACTTCAGTTGAAAACATTCCTTGACCTTGAGGATGGTCAGGTCATGAAAAACATAAATATGCTTGAAAGTAGAGCTCCCAGTCTCAAAAATGAG GAATCTACGTTAGAACATAAATTTCTGGAAGCTTCTGCCATAAACAAACACAGACTTCAAGGCCTCGAGTATGCACTAAATCTATTAAACCAG CAGAATGTCCCAGAACAAAAAAGGACTCAAGATGAAATATCTCTTATGGAAGGCCAAAAACCACGAGGTATCATCATGAGGAGAAAACTGGAGGACGAGATCCAAAAAGTCCAACAGGAACTCTCTGATGAGCAGAGGCTGAACTGGGACCTACAACAGGAGCGGGAACTGCTCAGTTTGAAATGTTGTAGCCTGGAAACAGAGAAAAGGGAGGAAGGTGCAGCTGAAGAGATACTCAGCAATGgacaggacagggaacaggacgtcACCAAGGCTGTCAGTGAGGCAGGGTTTGAGAAATCCTACAGAGAGCTGCTGGGACAAATACGTGAAGAAACCACCAAGAGAAAACAGACTGAAGAAGAAGTGAAACTCCTTCAGGAGAAACTGAAGGGATTAAAGAGCAACGAGGCCGCAGGAACCATCGGCGAGACTGAGGAGGACAAAGACACAGAAGTGCAACAGCTAAGGAACAAAATTCTAGACAAAGGCCTTGAAACAGAGAAGTGTAATTTGGAAATTCTTAAACTGAGAGATGACATTCAAACATGTAAGGCTGCAACGCTTCTAGTGAGGACTGAAGAGATTACAAAGGAAGTTATTCAGAATCACGATGATTCAGATGCAAAGCAGGAGTTAGAAACTCTCCAGCAACAACTTTCTCAAGAAGAAAGCAGGTTTATAGACTTGGAGAAAGAGAAGTTAGCTCTTCAGCTTCAGAAGACATCCCTCCTACAGGCCCAGGATAACGTCAACCAACAGGAAGTTGCTAAACTGAAGGAAGACCCACTTGTGAAGTCTGAGCGCTCCACCTTTCCTGAGAGCATCACCAATGGAACGAGACAAAGAGAAGCCCTTGGAGATGACCTGTGTGAGATCCAAGGTCAAAAATCAGATTCAGACATTCAGCTGGATGAGCTCGAGCGAGAACAAAAAGCCCGGAAGAGAGCCGAGATGGAGGTGCAGATGTTGCAAGATCGGCTCAATGACCTCGAAGTCAAGAACAAGGGAAAAGATGAGAAAATTTTCAAAGAAAACGTAGCCCTTCCACAGGACCCCCAAGATGAACGGGAGAATATCCTCCTTAAGCGACAAATTCAGGAAGAGCGTGACAAGCGAATTCTGTTGGAGGATAAGATAAAATCATTACTGCGGCAGCAGGCAACACAGGGAAATTTAGGCCCTTCTGAAGAAGGAAAGAGAGACACAGTGTTGGAGATAGAGAAGCTGAAGAAAAGCTTAGAGGAGGAGAGGAATCGGCACCATGAGTTAAATGACCATCTGAGAGATGTTAACCACAGACTATCGGATATGGAAAATATGAATGAAGACTTTAATAAAGAGCTGGAAGAAATTCACACTATAAACAATAATTTATATCAGGAGAACCAAAGACTGAAGCAGGAAATTGAGAGACGTGGCGGGGAGTATCAGATCACGCTAAACGAAAACAGAAGCATAGCAAATCTGCCTCAGTCACACAACGGGGAAATGATGGGGACACAGTTGGCCTCCCTCCAGCAGGAGCTATCGAACCTCAAGGCCATTGAGGACAAGAAAGACCAAGAAATTGAGGAGCTGAAGAAAGAGTTATCAGGGGTGAAAATCAAGAAGGAACACAGGGAAAATTATCATCGGCGGGCCATTAGGATCATTGACCCAAACACACACCAGGAACTGAAGCCGGAAGAGGCGTACAGGTGGGGACTTATAGACTGGACCATGTCTGTTAAACTTCAAAGCCAGGAGTGCGACTGGGAGGAGATCACGATACGGGACCCGGATGGAGAGTCATCGGTCCTCCATGACAAAAAGATGGGCAAGTGGTACTCGGTGGAGGAGGCGCTGAACGCCGGTAGCATAAACCCCGAACACGTTCAGCAGTACCATGGTGACGAAATGAGCATTGAAGAGTTCGGAACCATGATTTCTGGCAGAAACAAATGA
- the LOC125742168 gene encoding periplakin-like isoform X4, which produces MDHERMYKSRCLERPCSDDWGKIIEEKQVSLSSSKFGPDLKNMESQMKEHIAFHDEIEAWGPLIAQENDTGKFTDLQLKYDKLLVSSCARHQHLFTLRDYMVRCTVELFWMEQQAEERISNDWSDASLDYPSRQKQYEKFISKCLESKEITVSKLIDDGEALKADNHPAVNVIEAHMEAVLAEWKDFRGLLTCEEKHLRNMEDYHRFHREARDVRDLLQRIDKELSSRYNPEFKDAYQIELLISDLDDLVGAMDQHEKRVEVLQAQSQNVHPLKVRRKMPMELPLVEALCNFHTDQGSITQGKTYTLLSIGRRKWKVLDLAGCHLSAPAVCFLVPPTDPETIALSQSIASLKSDIRENISRSKDILQKKLEEVKKEKPGLSEASQEQLCLRLMANLEKITNDLNKQEEGIYTVLRPPLQQNDPFQDSTNRIRVLKDTEACIKKIELKKKSKVQEAERLLNSHPKCAGASQLFAKVNEANDKCNKVNALLKCAEDKFMNSSRLESSLSTIGELLNTYEMTLAEEQVMPADLSSLERLQECLFTICSDLESKRPAFDEAQTNLGILRSCCEGMVSKVHEHCPDMNRQQAEVHRLRRHQELVNKQVEARSKSLQKAKVALNNYSRLYNKLKDWLCQLPNYEPQDTDNVQQLDAKLKEQRNLIADIARKQLDLQEVLRNAWLYHQAVEDYETQALQLKTFLDLEDGQVMKNINMLESRAPSLKNEESTLEHKFLEASAINKHRLQGLEYALNLLNQQNVPEQKRTQDEISLMEGQKPRGIIMRRKLEDEIQKVQQELSDEQRLNWDLQQERELLSLKCCSLETEKREEGAAEEILSNGQDREQDVTKAVSEAGFEKSYRELLGQIREETTKRKQTEEEVKLLQEKLKGLKSNEAAGTIGETEEDKDTEVQQLRNKILDKGLETEKCNLEILKLRDDIQTCKAATLLVRTEEITKEVIQNHDDSDAKQELETLQQQLSQEESRFIDLEKEKLALQLQKTSLLQAQDNVNQQEVAKLKEDPLVKSERSTFPESITNGTRQREALGDDLCEIQGQKSDSDIQLDELEREQKARKRAEMEVQMLQDRLNDLEVKNKGKDEKIFKENVALPQDPQDERENILLKRQIQEERDKRILLEDKIKSLLRQQATQGNLGPSEEGKRDTVLEIEKLKKSLEEERNRHHELNDHLRDVNHRLSDMENMNEDFNKELEEIHTINNNLYQENQRLKQEIERRGGEYQITLNENRSIANLPQSHNGEMMGTQLASLQQELSNLKAIEDKKDQEIEELKKELSGVKIKKEHRENYHRRAIRIIDPNTHQELKPEEAYRWGLIDWTMSVKLQSQECDWEEITIRDPDGESSVLHDKKMGKWYSVEEALNAGSINPEHVQQYHGDEMSIEEFGTMISGRNK; this is translated from the exons ATGGACCATGAGAGAATGTATAAGTCAAGGTGTTTAGAAAGACCCTGCAGTGATGACTGGGGGAAAATCATTGAGGAGAAACAG GTAAGTCTGAGCAGCAGCAAATTTGGGCCTGACTTAAAAAACATGGAAAGCCAGATGAAAGAACACATCGCCTTCCACGATGAAATTGAAGCGTGGGGACCTCTTATAGCTCAGGAAAATGACACG GGCAAATTCACTGACCTACAGCTGAAATACGATAAGCTTCTG GTCAGCTCATGTGCACGACACCAGCACCTGTTCACCTTGCGGGACTACATGGTCCGCTGCACCGTCGAGCTCTTCTGGATGGAGCAGCAGGCGGAGGAGCGAATCAGCAACGACTGGAGTGATGCCAGCTTGGATTACCCATCCCGGCAGAAACAATACGAG AAGTTCATCAGCAAGTGTCTTGAATCAAAGGAGATCActgtttccaaactgattgaTGACGGTGAAGCACTCAAAGCTGATAATCACCCGGCTGTAAACGTCATTGAG GCACACATGGAAGCGGTACTGGCAGAGTGGAAGGACTTCCGTGGTCTGCTTACCTGCGAGGAAAAGCACTTGAGGAACATGGAGGATTATCACAGA TTTCATAGGGAAGCACGGGACGTCCGGGACCTGTTACAAAGGATCGACAAAGAGCTGAGCAGCAGATACAACCCTGAGTTCAAGGACGCATACCAGATAGAGCTTCTCATCTCAGACCTCGAC GACTTGGTGGGAGCTATGGACCAGCATGAGAAGCGGGTGGAGGTCCTGCAGGCGCAGAGTCAGAATGTGCATCCCCTGAAGGTCCGCAGGAAGATGCCCATggagctccccctggtggaggCCCTGTGCAACTTCCACACAGACCAG ggatcaataacccAAGGTAAGACATACACCCTTCTTAGCATCGGCAGACGGAAGTGGAAAGTGCTGGACCTCGCAGGCTGCCACCTGTCCGCCCCGGCGGTGTGCTTCCTCGTCCCTCCCACCGACCCGGAGACCATTGCTCTTTCCCAGAG CATAGCTAGCCTGAAGAGTGATATCAGAGAAAATATTTCTAGAAGCAAGGATATACTACAAAAGAAGTTAGAAGAAGTTAAGAAAGAAAAGCCGGGCCTTTCTG AAGCCAGTCAAGAGCAGCTTTGCCTTCGGTTGATGGCCAATCTGGAGAAAATCACTAATGATCTCAACAAACAGGAAGAGGGCATCTACACCGTTTTGagacccccactgcagcagaatGATCCATTCCAGGACAGTACAAATCGGATCAGAGTCCTCAAG GACACGGAGGCTTGCATTAAGAAAATCGAGCTTAAGAAGAAGTCCAAAGTCCAAGAGGCGGAGAGGCTCCTAAATTCTCACCCAAAGTGCGCCGGTGCCTCTCAGCTCTTCGCAAAAGTGAACGAAGCCAACGATAAATGCAACAAGGTCAACGCACTGCTGAAATGTGCAGAGGACAA GTTTATGAACTCCAGCAGACTAGAAAGCTCTTTGAGCACCATAGGGGAGCTACTGAACACTTATGAAATGACTCTGGCGGAGGAGCAAGTTATGCCGGCGGACCTGTCTTCCCTTGAAAGACTGCAGGAGTGTCTTTTT ACAATATGCTCTGATCTGGAATCCAAAAGACCTGCCTTCGATGAGGCCCAGACGAATCTTGGAATTCTCAGGTCCTGCTGTGAAGGCATGGTCAGCAAAGTGCATGAGCACTGTCCTGATATGAACAGGCAGCAGGCAGAGGTCCACAGGCTCAGGAGGCATCAAGAACTTGTCAACAAGCAAGTGGAGGCCAG GTCTAAGAGTCTACAAAAAGCTAAGGTTGCTTTAAACAACTACAGCCGTTTGTATAACAAGCTAAAGGATTGGCTTTGCCAGCTACCCAACTATGAGCCCCAGGACACAGACAATGTCCAACAACTGGATGCCAAGCTGAAAGAACAAAGA AATCTGATAGCTGATATTGCCAGGAAACAATTGGACTTGCAAGAGGTTTTAAGAAATGCATGGCTGTACCACCAAGCTGTCGAG GACTATGAAACTCAGGCACTTCAGTTGAAAACATTCCTTGACCTTGAGGATGGTCAGGTCATGAAAAACATAAATATGCTTGAAAGTAGAGCTCCCAGTCTCAAAAATGAG GAATCTACGTTAGAACATAAATTTCTGGAAGCTTCTGCCATAAACAAACACAGACTTCAAGGCCTCGAGTATGCACTAAATCTATTAAACCAG CAGAATGTCCCAGAACAAAAAAGGACTCAAGATGAAATATCTCTTATGGAAGGCCAAAAACCACGAGGTATCATCATGAGGAGAAAACTGGAGGACGAGATCCAAAAAGTCCAACAGGAACTCTCTGATGAGCAGAGGCTGAACTGGGACCTACAACAGGAGCGGGAACTGCTCAGTTTGAAATGTTGTAGCCTGGAAACAGAGAAAAGGGAGGAAGGTGCAGCTGAAGAGATACTCAGCAATGgacaggacagggaacaggacgtcACCAAGGCTGTCAGTGAGGCAGGGTTTGAGAAATCCTACAGAGAGCTGCTGGGACAAATACGTGAAGAAACCACCAAGAGAAAACAGACTGAAGAAGAAGTGAAACTCCTTCAGGAGAAACTGAAGGGATTAAAGAGCAACGAGGCCGCAGGAACCATCGGCGAGACTGAGGAGGACAAAGACACAGAAGTGCAACAGCTAAGGAACAAAATTCTAGACAAAGGCCTTGAAACAGAGAAGTGTAATTTGGAAATTCTTAAACTGAGAGATGACATTCAAACATGTAAGGCTGCAACGCTTCTAGTGAGGACTGAAGAGATTACAAAGGAAGTTATTCAGAATCACGATGATTCAGATGCAAAGCAGGAGTTAGAAACTCTCCAGCAACAACTTTCTCAAGAAGAAAGCAGGTTTATAGACTTGGAGAAAGAGAAGTTAGCTCTTCAGCTTCAGAAGACATCCCTCCTACAGGCCCAGGATAACGTCAACCAACAGGAAGTTGCTAAACTGAAGGAAGACCCACTTGTGAAGTCTGAGCGCTCCACCTTTCCTGAGAGCATCACCAATGGAACGAGACAAAGAGAAGCCCTTGGAGATGACCTGTGTGAGATCCAAGGTCAAAAATCAGATTCAGACATTCAGCTGGATGAGCTCGAGCGAGAACAAAAAGCCCGGAAGAGAGCCGAGATGGAGGTGCAGATGTTGCAAGATCGGCTCAATGACCTCGAAGTCAAGAACAAGGGAAAAGATGAGAAAATTTTCAAAGAAAACGTAGCCCTTCCACAGGACCCCCAAGATGAACGGGAGAATATCCTCCTTAAGCGACAAATTCAGGAAGAGCGTGACAAGCGAATTCTGTTGGAGGATAAGATAAAATCATTACTGCGGCAGCAGGCAACACAGGGAAATTTAGGCCCTTCTGAAGAAGGAAAGAGAGACACAGTGTTGGAGATAGAGAAGCTGAAGAAAAGCTTAGAGGAGGAGAGGAATCGGCACCATGAGTTAAATGACCATCTGAGAGATGTTAACCACAGACTATCGGATATGGAAAATATGAATGAAGACTTTAATAAAGAGCTGGAAGAAATTCACACTATAAACAATAATTTATATCAGGAGAACCAAAGACTGAAGCAGGAAATTGAGAGACGTGGCGGGGAGTATCAGATCACGCTAAACGAAAACAGAAGCATAGCAAATCTGCCTCAGTCACACAACGGGGAAATGATGGGGACACAGTTGGCCTCCCTCCAGCAGGAGCTATCGAACCTCAAGGCCATTGAGGACAAGAAAGACCAAGAAATTGAGGAGCTGAAGAAAGAGTTATCAGGGGTGAAAATCAAGAAGGAACACAGGGAAAATTATCATCGGCGGGCCATTAGGATCATTGACCCAAACACACACCAGGAACTGAAGCCGGAAGAGGCGTACAGGTGGGGACTTATAGACTGGACCATGTCTGTTAAACTTCAAAGCCAGGAGTGCGACTGGGAGGAGATCACGATACGGGACCCGGATGGAGAGTCATCGGTCCTCCATGACAAAAAGATGGGCAAGTGGTACTCGGTGGAGGAGGCGCTGAACGCCGGTAGCATAAACCCCGAACACGTTCAGCAGTACCATGGTGACGAAATGAGCATTGAAGAGTTCGGAACCATGATTTCTGGCAGAAACAAATGA